A single Suricata suricatta isolate VVHF042 chromosome 2, meerkat_22Aug2017_6uvM2_HiC, whole genome shotgun sequence DNA region contains:
- the RPS24 gene encoding 40S ribosomal protein S24 isoform X1 yields MNDTVTIRTRKFMTNRLLQRKQMVIDVLHPGKATVPKTEIREKLAKMYKTTPDVIFVFGFRTHFGGGKTTGFGMIYDSLDYAKKNEPKHRLARHGLYEKKKTSRKQRKERKNRMKKVRGTAKANVGAGKKKK; encoded by the exons ATG AATGACACCGTAACTATCCGGACCAGGAAGTTCATGACCAACCGACTACTTCAGCGGAAACAGATG GTCATTGATGTCCTTCACCCTGGAAAGGCAACAGTACCTAAGACAGAAATTCGggaaaaactagccaaaatgtaCAAGACCACACCAGATGTCATCTTTGTATTTGGATTCAGAACCCATTTTGGAGGTGGCAAGACAACTGGCTTTGGCATGATTTATGATTCCTTGGATTATGCGAAGAAAAACGAACCCAAACATAGACTTGCAAGA CATGGCCtgtatgagaagaaaaagacatcaagaaaacAGCGAAAGGAACGcaagaacagaatgaagaaagtcaGGGGAACTGCAAAAGCCAATGTTGGTGCTGGCAAAAAG AAG AAATGA
- the RPS24 gene encoding 40S ribosomal protein S24 isoform X4 codes for MNDTVTIRTRKFMTNRLLQRKQMVIDVLHPGKATVPKTEIREKLAKMYKTTPDVIFVFGFRTHFGGGKTTGFGMIYDSLDYAKKNEPKHRLARHGLYEKKKTSRKQRKERKNRMKKVRGTAKANVGAGKKK; via the exons ATG AATGACACCGTAACTATCCGGACCAGGAAGTTCATGACCAACCGACTACTTCAGCGGAAACAGATG GTCATTGATGTCCTTCACCCTGGAAAGGCAACAGTACCTAAGACAGAAATTCGggaaaaactagccaaaatgtaCAAGACCACACCAGATGTCATCTTTGTATTTGGATTCAGAACCCATTTTGGAGGTGGCAAGACAACTGGCTTTGGCATGATTTATGATTCCTTGGATTATGCGAAGAAAAACGAACCCAAACATAGACTTGCAAGA CATGGCCtgtatgagaagaaaaagacatcaagaaaacAGCGAAAGGAACGcaagaacagaatgaagaaagtcaGGGGAACTGCAAAAGCCAATGTTGGTGCTGGCAAAAAG AAATGA
- the RPS24 gene encoding 40S ribosomal protein S24 isoform X5 has translation MNDTVTIRTRKFMTNRLLQRKQMVIDVLHPGKATVPKTEIREKLAKMYKTTPDVIFVFGFRTHFGGGKTTGFGMIYDSLDYAKKNEPKHRLARHGLYEKKKTSRKQRKERKNRMKKVRGTAKANVGAGKK, from the exons ATG AATGACACCGTAACTATCCGGACCAGGAAGTTCATGACCAACCGACTACTTCAGCGGAAACAGATG GTCATTGATGTCCTTCACCCTGGAAAGGCAACAGTACCTAAGACAGAAATTCGggaaaaactagccaaaatgtaCAAGACCACACCAGATGTCATCTTTGTATTTGGATTCAGAACCCATTTTGGAGGTGGCAAGACAACTGGCTTTGGCATGATTTATGATTCCTTGGATTATGCGAAGAAAAACGAACCCAAACATAGACTTGCAAGA CATGGCCtgtatgagaagaaaaagacatcaagaaaacAGCGAAAGGAACGcaagaacagaatgaagaaagtcaGGGGAACTGCAAAAGCCAATGTTGGTGCTGGCAAAAAG TGA
- the RPS24 gene encoding 40S ribosomal protein S24 isoform X2: MNDTVTIRTRKFMTNRLLQRKQMVIDVLHPGKATVPKTEIREKLAKMYKTTPDVIFVFGFRTHFGGGKTTGFGMIYDSLDYAKKNEPKHRLARHGLYEKKKTSRKQRKERKNRMKKVRGTAKANVGAGKKKE, translated from the exons ATG AATGACACCGTAACTATCCGGACCAGGAAGTTCATGACCAACCGACTACTTCAGCGGAAACAGATG GTCATTGATGTCCTTCACCCTGGAAAGGCAACAGTACCTAAGACAGAAATTCGggaaaaactagccaaaatgtaCAAGACCACACCAGATGTCATCTTTGTATTTGGATTCAGAACCCATTTTGGAGGTGGCAAGACAACTGGCTTTGGCATGATTTATGATTCCTTGGATTATGCGAAGAAAAACGAACCCAAACATAGACTTGCAAGA CATGGCCtgtatgagaagaaaaagacatcaagaaaacAGCGAAAGGAACGcaagaacagaatgaagaaagtcaGGGGAACTGCAAAAGCCAATGTTGGTGCTGGCAAAAAG AAGGAGTAA
- the RPS24 gene encoding 40S ribosomal protein S24 isoform X3 codes for MNDTVTIRTRKFMTNRLLQRKQMVIDVLHPGKATVPKTEIREKLAKMYKTTPDVIFVFGFRTHFGGGKTTGFGMIYDSLDYAKKNEPKHRLARHGLYEKKKTSRKQRKERKNRMKKVRGTAKANVGAGKKK; via the exons ATG AATGACACCGTAACTATCCGGACCAGGAAGTTCATGACCAACCGACTACTTCAGCGGAAACAGATG GTCATTGATGTCCTTCACCCTGGAAAGGCAACAGTACCTAAGACAGAAATTCGggaaaaactagccaaaatgtaCAAGACCACACCAGATGTCATCTTTGTATTTGGATTCAGAACCCATTTTGGAGGTGGCAAGACAACTGGCTTTGGCATGATTTATGATTCCTTGGATTATGCGAAGAAAAACGAACCCAAACATAGACTTGCAAGA CATGGCCtgtatgagaagaaaaagacatcaagaaaacAGCGAAAGGAACGcaagaacagaatgaagaaagtcaGGGGAACTGCAAAAGCCAATGTTGGTGCTGGCAAAAAG AAG TGA